The nucleotide sequence CTTAAGAAAGCTGAAAGAAAGCCGAAACCGGTCATCAAGCCATCAAGTTGTTGACATACTTGAGGTGAGGCCGCGCTAGGAAAACTGGCGACTGTCGCGGCATCAACGCCGCCGCCCCAGACAGGTGGCTTAATGGATGAACCTAAGGAGAAGTGCCCATGATCACTGTTGCCCAAGCGCTGCCGAGCGATCGCGCCGCCTTTATTCGCCGCACCTACACCCATTTGGCGGGGGCCGTGCTCGCATTTATCGCGGTGGAATGTGTCTTGTTTATCACCGGCATCGCGGGAGCCATCACGAATCTCCTGGCAGGCAGTCGGTTCATCTGGCTCGCTATCTTAGGCGGCTTTGCCATTTTGGGCTGGTTTGCTCGCAGCATGATTGCGCGGGCCAAGTCTGGCGAACAAGCCTATCTGGGCTTGGGAATATACGTGGTCGCCGAGGCACTGATTTTTGCCCCCATTCTCTACATTGCGGCGGTTTACGCTGGGGATGATGTGATTCCCATTGCGGCGGGGCTGACGCTGTTACTCTTTGGGGGCTTGACCGCGATCGCCTTCACCACCCGTCAAGATTTTTCCTTCCTTCGGGGATTCCTCACCATCGGCGGCTTTGTGGCATTGGGGTTAATTCTCTTTAGTGTGCTGTTCGGCTTTACCTTGGGCCTGATCTTTTCTGGCGCGATGGTCATTTTCGCGTCAGCGGCCATTTTGTATGACACCTCCAAAGTCATGCACCACTATTCCACCGACCAGCATGTCGCCGCGTCGTTAGAGCTGTTCGCCTCGGTGGCGCTGCTGTTTTGGTACGTGTTGCAGATTGTGATGTCCCTACGCCGTTAAGGCAGGCATCACCGGAGCTGACAAAACTTGCGCGAGTTATCGAACTCTGGATCTTGCCACGAGTAGGCAAAATGGCTCACCGAATTGATCTGAGGCATGGCCTGACGAATCGCCTGCATCTGCGCTTCTAACGACGGGCGATTGCGCATCGACTGCCCCCAGGCCCCGGCAAGGGCCGGTTTTACGGACTGGGCACCCTGCGGCCCAGCCGCTGCCATCACTCGGCGAATCTCATCCAAAATGCAGCCGGTATGGCCACACACGCCATAGGCCATCGGATGCCAAGACATCCAGGTGGGAAAGCGATCCCAATACTGTAAGCGCGAGTCAAAGCCATTCCCCACCGTTTGGTTACCGAGGGGAAAAAAGACGGCTCCGGTGCGCAAGCCCCTTTGCTGAGCTAACTGCCCCGCCTCAGTCAGATAGTCCACCACGCCCTGCACGGCATGAGCGACGGTCAATTGCCATAGCTCCCGCTGCAAAGTAGATAACGCAGCAGGAGCGACGTTACCTTTTTGATCGGAGGGTACACGACTCTGCCACAGGGGCTCTGAGTCGTTGGGATAAGCCTGTCTGACAGCTTCCAAATCAGTGGGTGATAACTGCCCCTGCTCAAGATAGCGCTGGATTAACGCCAAGCCTTGGGCGTTGGTGGCGCGGCGCAGTAGAGCATTACGGGATGCCTCGCCATAAATCCACAGGTCGGCAACATCATCAGTGACTGAGTAGCCGCCAGTCCCTCGGGGATACCGGATGTAGTCGAACAAAATGCCTTGGGGACGGCGCTCGGCCACCTCTGACAGGACCGTTTGAAAGTGTTGTCGCGCTTCCAGACTGTAGGGATCGACAAAGACCTCTTGGGCATTGCTGCTCAAGCCGTTTTGGGCAAAGGTGTAGGTATCTTGACCACGCCCGTTCATGGCGAGGGTGCGGCGCTGTTGCGGATTCAGGGTGTACGTATAACCGAAGTTCAACGAAAACACCCAGGCATAGGTTTGCAGTCCGCGTGGTGTGGCTTTGGCGATCGCCTCTGCCAGCAAATCGCGCTGCTCATAACCAGGTGTCTGCACCACCGACGGCCACACTGTCGGGTTATCGGCCTTTGGCAGCAACACCATGCCGCTATAAAACGCTTCCGCATAGACCTGGTTGTAACCCAAGTTGGCAATGCGATCGAGCACCGCTTCGAGGATGCCAGGTTGCAAATCACAGGGATAGAGCCGCAGCCAAACAGCTTGTTCACGGGGCCAATTGGCGGCTCGACATCGAGCCAGCGCCTGGGCATGTTCCGACACCAAAGCTTCGTACTGTGCTTTGGCTTGCCCATCATTATTTTCAAAGGCAGCACGGCGCAGGGCTTCTTTGCGAGAGGCGTCGGCTTGGGAGATTTGACAATAGCTGTTGAGCTGGACGGCACTAGCGCGCTTCGGCAATGCCGCCTCTAAGGTCATGGCACTGCCTAAACCGATCGCGATCGCCGATATCACTGACCCCAGCACAGACCGTAGCCATGTACGTTGCAAATGTTTCATGCCCATCCCGTGTCGTGTTGATCCTGTCCCGGTAGACGCGCTTAATGCCCCTAACGTTTCCCATCATTTGGCCGTGAACAATACAACGGTTAGGCGGGCGATCGCCATGGCAATATCGATTGCTCAAGCAGACCAAATGGAGTCAGCCAGCACGACAAAACAACCCCATCACCACTGACTTGGTTCACCCCAGCCAAAATCGATGCTTCATTCTAATTCGGTTGCTCAAAAATCTACTCAGTGGCCGAAAAATTGCCTTCCGCATCATCCATATCGTCAGATATTTCGGCTTCAGCCAGTTCTAATTGCTCTAACAGCGCATGGAGCCGCATCCGTTGAATATAGGGCCAGCCACCACTGATTTCGATATCGCGGAGTAGGGCATATAGCCGCTGACGGTTGGTCGGCAAAGAATCTTGAAACCAAGCATCACGAATCTGGCTATGCAGTTCTTCTAACAAACGCAGCAGTCCTAACAAGGCGATTTCGTCACCAATGCGGGCGATCGCCGCTTGTTCCGACGCCTTGGCAAGCTGCTTGAGATCGTCTGGCAACTGGTCAAAGTCAATATCAATGCGATCGCCCATCGTACTTACTTCCCATTAGAACCTAGCAGTCAAATCTCACCTACTCTATCGGTTTCTCTCCCGACATCCAGAAATTAATATCATTTACACTTCTTAACTTTAGAGTCTGAATCTGAGAACTCTACCGTGCTCCGTCGCTGAGCCATGTAGAATGCTAACTTGAGGCTTTGAATCGCCCCCCAAGACAGCTCCAAATCATCCCCAGGTATCCCCCTCCGGGACTCTTTATGAGGACACTATCATCATGTATTCCTGGCATGGTTCATAGCTGCACTTAGTTAGAGTGGCGATAAATTCACAAAACTGCGTCAGCAGTTTGCCAAAGCTGAGATTAATATTCTGCTCCGACAGAACTCCATTTCATACAGAGACTCTATTGCTTTTGAGGTTGACCATGAGGTATCGCGCGCTCATTGTGGCTTTCCTGGCTGTTTGCCTGGGCTTTTTAACCGCTTGCAGTGATGGCCCCGTCGCCACCGCTGACGTTCCCCTAACCTATGACGAGATTCGCAACACTGGGTTGGCAAACAAGTGCCCTCAGCTCTCTGAGACCGCGAGAGGTACCATCCCAGTTAGCGCTAGCCAGTCTTACCAAATTGCTGGTCTATGCCTAGAACCGACTAGCTTTTTCATTAAAGAAGAGCCCACCAATAGCCGCCGCGAAGCGGAATTCATTCCGGGTAAATCCCTAACTCGTTACACCTCGTCCCTTGACCAAGTCCGTGGCGATCTGGTGCTAGAAGATGATGGCAGCCTAACGTTTTTAGAAAAAGACGGTATCGACTTCCAGGCCATCACAGTACAACTCCCCGGTGGTGAGCAAGAGCCCTTCTTATTCACCGTCAAAGGATTAGTCGCTCGCTCTCAAAGCGATCTCAATGCAGTCACTACCTACACTGACTTCGAAGGTGATTACCGGGTGCCTTCTTATCGGACATCTAACTTCCTCGACCCCAAAGGACGCGGTTTGGCAACAGGCTATGACACCGCTGTCGCACTGCCAGCCCGTGGCGATGAAGACTTAATTCGGGAAAATACGAAAGCTTTTGACGTGTTGGAAGGTCACATTTCGCTAATGGTTTCTAAAGTTGATCCAGAAACCGGCGAAATTGGGGGCACGTTTGAAGCGATCCAACCTTCTGACACTGATATGGGCACCGCAGAGCCCGTAGACGTCAAAATTCAAGGCATTTTCTACGGCTATTTAGAAGAAACCACGGAAG is from Leptolyngbya iicbica LK and encodes:
- a CDS encoding Bax inhibitor-1/YccA family protein, which codes for MITVAQALPSDRAAFIRRTYTHLAGAVLAFIAVECVLFITGIAGAITNLLAGSRFIWLAILGGFAILGWFARSMIARAKSGEQAYLGLGIYVVAEALIFAPILYIAAVYAGDDVIPIAAGLTLLLFGGLTAIAFTTRQDFSFLRGFLTIGGFVALGLILFSVLFGFTLGLIFSGAMVIFASAAILYDTSKVMHHYSTDQHVAASLELFASVALLFWYVLQIVMSLRR
- a CDS encoding photosystem II manganese-stabilizing polypeptide, which produces MRYRALIVAFLAVCLGFLTACSDGPVATADVPLTYDEIRNTGLANKCPQLSETARGTIPVSASQSYQIAGLCLEPTSFFIKEEPTNSRREAEFIPGKSLTRYTSSLDQVRGDLVLEDDGSLTFLEKDGIDFQAITVQLPGGEQEPFLFTVKGLVARSQSDLNAVTTYTDFEGDYRVPSYRTSNFLDPKGRGLATGYDTAVALPARGDEDLIRENTKAFDVLEGHISLMVSKVDPETGEIGGTFEAIQPSDTDMGTAEPVDVKIQGIFYGYLEETTEEA